One Candidatus Omnitrophota bacterium DNA window includes the following coding sequences:
- a CDS encoding glycosyltransferase family 39 protein, whose product MKTTEKISVAILLLFFLMSGLYYAATNSITSDEKTHITVGYINLKFHDYRFNIEHPPFVKQLAALPLLFVKLNFPFEIYRTSVPDDIVKIQNDFLYNRGNDLELLLLLSRAVDIIIAALLGLFIYLYSKRLNGAFAGFISLSLFVLSPLFLGHSSLVTMDTTISCFYFAAIYYLMRYFETEKTGVLIAVAAFTGLSFISKFSGLLLMPVSHFLIFLRGFYPVHAPKKATLKKWMTHAALFLPFLIFAVSYKKSFRLIMPALAVYAISYLFYNKKTIFSKINFVGRSLLIIMTAAFVIVILDYTKYSWFPFHSATMPYFKGFAYFEGHAQYGQDSYLLGVNSKSGGWWYYFPLAIFFKEPFVTLLFFLLGAIGLCMKKEKMLMKVVLIMPAFIYLFIAMFINKLNIGIRHILPVYPFLFVMAGYSVFIVRNSKVMKYPLSALIIILSADVLSSYPAHLSYFNRMVGGFKNGYKYLGDSNIAWGQDWKRLKEYLEKNNINKITIDAVFSCDKVCDYYRIPYTLITNEEVLIPNKGFYVIETTAFPAKRIKWLDKIKPVEWVGGSLLIYNITKDDIDFLKSSHQK is encoded by the coding sequence ATGAAAACAACAGAAAAAATATCTGTAGCGATTTTGCTATTATTTTTTTTAATGAGCGGATTGTATTATGCCGCTACTAATTCCATAACATCCGACGAAAAAACGCATATCACGGTCGGTTATATAAATCTTAAGTTTCATGACTATAGATTCAACATAGAACATCCGCCTTTCGTAAAACAACTGGCGGCACTTCCTCTTTTGTTTGTAAAATTAAATTTTCCTTTTGAAATTTACCGCACTTCAGTCCCGGACGATATTGTCAAGATCCAGAACGATTTTCTTTACAACCGCGGCAATGACCTGGAGCTACTACTTTTACTTTCTCGAGCGGTGGATATTATTATTGCCGCACTCTTGGGATTATTCATATACCTGTACTCTAAAAGGCTCAACGGCGCATTTGCGGGCTTTATTTCTTTATCGCTATTTGTATTATCCCCCTTATTTTTAGGCCATTCTTCATTGGTTACCATGGATACCACAATAAGCTGTTTCTATTTTGCAGCCATTTATTATCTGATGAGATATTTCGAAACAGAGAAGACAGGGGTTCTTATTGCCGTGGCCGCCTTCACGGGCCTAAGTTTTATTTCAAAATTCAGCGGACTGCTTTTAATGCCGGTATCGCATTTTCTTATTTTTCTGAGGGGGTTTTACCCGGTTCACGCACCTAAGAAAGCGACTTTAAAAAAATGGATGACACATGCGGCCCTATTTCTGCCTTTTTTGATATTCGCCGTTTCTTATAAAAAATCCTTTAGATTGATAATGCCGGCCTTGGCTGTATACGCGATCTCTTACCTTTTTTATAACAAAAAGACGATTTTCTCAAAAATAAACTTTGTGGGCAGGTCACTGCTCATTATCATGACGGCCGCATTCGTAATAGTTATACTCGATTATACCAAGTACTCCTGGTTTCCTTTTCACAGCGCAACCATGCCGTATTTCAAAGGTTTTGCCTATTTTGAGGGCCATGCGCAATATGGTCAGGATTCGTATCTATTAGGGGTTAATTCAAAGTCAGGGGGGTGGTGGTATTATTTCCCTCTTGCTATATTTTTTAAAGAGCCTTTTGTTACATTGTTATTCTTCTTGTTGGGGGCAATCGGGCTATGCATGAAAAAAGAAAAGATGTTAATGAAGGTGGTTCTTATAATGCCGGCATTTATTTATCTTTTTATCGCCATGTTTATAAACAAATTGAATATAGGTATTCGTCATATATTGCCGGTCTATCCGTTTTTATTTGTCATGGCCGGCTATAGCGTGTTCATAGTAAGAAACTCTAAGGTGATGAAGTATCCCTTATCTGCCTTGATAATAATACTATCAGCGGATGTCCTCAGTTCATACCCGGCGCATCTTTCATATTTTAATAGGATGGTCGGAGGTTTTAAGAACGGTTATAAGTACCTTGGCGATTCTAACATTGCCTGGGGCCAGGACTGGAAGAGGCTGAAAGAATATCTTGAAAAGAATAATATAAACAAGATAACGATAGATGCGGTATTTAGTTGCGATAAAGTATGTGATTACTATCGCATACCATATACGCTGATAACGAATGAAGAGGTACTGATCCCTAATAAAGGATTTTATGTCATTGAGACTACTGCTTTTCCGGCAAAAAGAATAAAATGGCTGGATAAAATAAAACCTGTTGAATGGGTGGGTGGGTCTCTGCTAATATATAATATTACAAAAGATGATATTGATTTTCTGAAAAGTTCGCACCAAAAATAA
- a CDS encoding sugar phosphate nucleotidyltransferase, which translates to MIKDIDVFILCGGLGKRLRAISRNNPKPMVEIGGKPFLDLILNYMAGFGFRRFILGTGYKAGAIKEHYTRNKKTGLNILFSRERSPLDTGGAVKNARKKIRSRYFFVLNGDSYCKFNPLDFVKFHNKNKAVVSILLGQVSDGREYGIVELDRSLCIKSFNEKRSKAKKCLVNVGVYIFDRQVFDLMPQRKRFSLERDFFPSLTGGKTFGYPKSSFFIDIGTPERYIKAKKHEDSIWNDRHYAKI; encoded by the coding sequence ATGATCAAAGATATCGATGTTTTTATTCTTTGCGGCGGCTTGGGAAAGAGATTAAGGGCGATTTCTCGTAATAATCCCAAGCCCATGGTGGAGATAGGCGGCAAGCCGTTTCTTGACCTGATCCTGAATTATATGGCAGGTTTCGGATTCAGGCGTTTTATTCTAGGTACGGGGTACAAGGCGGGAGCTATAAAAGAACATTATACCCGTAACAAAAAAACCGGATTGAATATTTTATTTTCCCGAGAAAGAAGCCCTCTTGATACGGGAGGCGCGGTAAAGAATGCAAGAAAGAAAATAAGGAGCAGATATTTTTTTGTTTTGAACGGAGATTCGTATTGTAAGTTCAACCCCTTAGATTTCGTAAAATTTCATAATAAGAATAAGGCCGTTGTTTCGATATTATTAGGGCAGGTTTCCGATGGCAGGGAATACGGAATTGTTGAGCTGGATAGATCTTTATGTATAAAAAGTTTTAATGAAAAAAGGAGCAAGGCAAAAAAATGCCTGGTCAATGTCGGCGTCTATATATTTGACAGGCAGGTCTTTGATCTAATGCCGCAAAGAAAAAGATTTTCTTTAGAACGCGATTTTTTTCCGTCATTGACCGGAGGCAAGACTTTCGGGTATCCGAAATCAAGTTTTTTTATCGATATTGGAACCCCGGAAAGATATATAAAGGCGAAAAAGCATGAAGATTCCATTTGGAACGATAGACATTACGCAAAAATCTAA
- a CDS encoding kinase, which produces MIISKTPFRISFFGGGTDYPAWFEKCGGAVLSTTIDKYCYINIRYLPPFFEHKHRIVYSIVENIKSSADIKHPVVRALLEYFKIDKGVEVHHDGDLPARSGLGSSSSFTVGMLNSLYALKGKIVSKEQLAKEAIHIERVVLKENVGSQDQIAVAHGGFNKIIFHNDHNFRVEAMTLPKEKIGHLQDHLMLIFTGFSRFASEIAAEQIRNTPEKEKELNKMRQMVDRAVDVLNSNQDISEFGKLLHESWQIKKQFSKRISNPQIDSLYEKAQKSGAVGGKLLGAGGGGFMLLFVKPENRQKVSKALEDFLEVKFNFENEGSQIIYYNPQEI; this is translated from the coding sequence ATGATAATAAGCAAAACTCCTTTTAGGATTTCTTTTTTTGGCGGCGGCACAGATTATCCCGCCTGGTTTGAAAAATGCGGAGGCGCCGTGCTATCCACTACCATAGATAAATATTGCTATATAAACATACGTTACCTGCCTCCGTTTTTTGAACATAAACACAGGATCGTTTATTCTATAGTAGAGAACATAAAATCATCCGCAGACATTAAGCATCCGGTAGTCAGGGCGTTGTTGGAATATTTTAAAATTGATAAAGGGGTAGAGGTGCATCATGACGGGGATCTGCCTGCCAGGTCGGGATTGGGGTCAAGCTCATCCTTTACGGTAGGTATGCTTAATTCTCTTTATGCCTTGAAAGGCAAAATAGTCTCTAAGGAGCAATTGGCAAAGGAAGCGATCCACATAGAAAGGGTCGTGCTCAAGGAAAATGTAGGTTCGCAGGATCAGATCGCCGTTGCGCACGGGGGGTTCAATAAGATAATTTTTCACAATGACCATAATTTCAGAGTAGAGGCGATGACTTTACCTAAAGAAAAAATCGGTCATTTGCAAGACCATCTTATGTTGATATTCACTGGATTTTCGCGTTTTGCCTCAGAGATCGCCGCGGAGCAGATCAGAAATACCCCGGAGAAAGAAAAAGAGCTGAATAAGATGCGTCAGATGGTTGACCGCGCTGTTGATGTCCTGAACAGCAACCAGGACATCTCGGAGTTCGGAAAACTGCTTCATGAATCCTGGCAGATCAAGAAGCAATTTTCGAAAAGAATATCGAACCCCCAGATAGATAGCTTGTATGAAAAGGCCCAAAAGTCCGGTGCTGTCGGAGGAAAACTTTTGGGCGCGGGCGGCGGGGGTTTTATGCTTTTATTCGTGAAGCCGGAGAACCGGCAAAAGGTTTCAAAGGCCCTGGAAGATTTCCTGGAAGTAAAATTTAATTTTGAGAACGAGGGAAGCCAGATAATCTACTATAATCCACAGGAAATATGA
- a CDS encoding radical SAM protein: MKVCLIHPPQPNSLDDRLDIPLGQLYLATVLRKAGYETRVLDLSSIPMKRWADLIGWADVYGFTIYTPSYYICKEMLKLAKQNNPGAISVAGGAHPSALPEETLKDFDYVVIGEGEYALRDLVTNLASGKPPESRIIRCPLISNLDELPCPDLGLIDIHSYNRKVDGQLSLSFVTSRGCPNTCAFCCNFMFGKKIRFRHLDNVINELSLIKSKYGVRNFIFYDDTMTLDRVRVREMSKRFKQLDIRFRANGTVRVNDPEVYEDLYAAGCRNIAFGVETGSQELLRKMKKHTTVEQIKKAIKNAKAAGLIVKVFLIVGFPGETYQTIQDTADLMLECRPHQYTLFNFVPFPGCDVWNNPQNYGIIYFEKNYEQYFNIAGYQEGGLTVETENMKRADVKKMREKLLESLCQLDWSGDVQNYQYKLQPKYTPHAPQSPQNPLKQNNP; this comes from the coding sequence ATGAAGGTCTGTCTTATACATCCGCCTCAACCCAATTCGCTTGATGACAGGCTGGATATCCCGCTTGGACAGTTGTACTTAGCCACTGTGCTGCGCAAGGCAGGGTATGAAACCAGGGTTCTCGATTTATCGTCCATACCGATGAAACGCTGGGCCGATCTAATTGGCTGGGCAGACGTATATGGCTTCACGATATACACTCCCTCATATTATATATGTAAAGAAATGTTAAAACTTGCCAAGCAGAATAATCCCGGAGCCATAAGTGTTGCGGGGGGAGCGCATCCTTCCGCTTTGCCTGAAGAAACCCTTAAAGATTTTGATTATGTAGTCATTGGCGAAGGGGAGTATGCCCTGCGCGATTTAGTAACGAACCTGGCTAGCGGCAAGCCGCCGGAATCCAGGATCATCAGGTGCCCGCTTATTTCAAATTTAGACGAATTACCATGTCCGGATCTTGGATTAATAGACATACACTCATATAACAGAAAGGTAGATGGCCAGCTAAGCCTAAGTTTTGTTACCAGCAGGGGTTGTCCCAATACATGTGCATTTTGCTGTAATTTCATGTTTGGTAAAAAGATCAGGTTCCGGCATCTCGATAATGTTATTAATGAGCTGTCATTGATAAAATCAAAATACGGTGTCAGGAATTTTATTTTTTATGACGATACGATGACCTTGGACAGGGTCAGGGTAAGAGAGATGTCCAAACGGTTTAAGCAGTTGGACATACGCTTTCGCGCGAACGGCACTGTAAGGGTGAATGACCCGGAGGTCTATGAAGACCTTTACGCGGCAGGCTGCAGGAACATTGCCTTTGGTGTAGAGACCGGTTCTCAGGAATTGCTGCGCAAGATGAAGAAGCATACAACGGTAGAGCAGATAAAAAAAGCGATTAAAAACGCCAAGGCGGCCGGGCTTATAGTTAAGGTTTTTCTTATAGTCGGTTTTCCAGGAGAGACATATCAGACGATACAGGATACCGCCGATCTTATGCTGGAGTGCCGCCCTCATCAATACACGCTTTTTAACTTTGTTCCTTTTCCGGGTTGTGATGTTTGGAACAATCCGCAGAACTATGGTATAATTTATTTTGAGAAGAACTATGAGCAGTACTTCAATATAGCGGGATACCAGGAGGGAGGGCTCACAGTTGAAACCGAGAATATGAAGAGGGCAGATGTCAAAAAAATGAGAGAAAAACTGCTCGAATCACTATGCCAGCTGGACTGGTCCGGCGACGTACAGAATTATCAGTACAAGTTACAACCCAAATACACCCCCCACGCTCCTCAATCCCCTCAAAATCCTTTAAAACAAAATAATCCGTAG
- a CDS encoding GDP-L-fucose synthase has protein sequence MNKNSRIYVAGHTGFIGSALVRKLKADGYKNLILRTHKELDLTDCIKIDKLFKDSRPEYVFLMAAKVGGIYANNTYPADFICQNIAIQTNVIHSAYKYGIKKLLFPGSACIYPKHCPQPMKEKYLLSGSIEPTSESFAVAKIAGIKMCQSYNRQHKTDFICVVPATVYGPGDHFGREGHVVAGLIERANLAAIDPGRNKFTVWGTGAPKREFMFIDDAAEGFIFLMNKYDKSELVHMGVGKETSVRVLAEKVRNVIGYNGKIIFQKDKPDGTPRRLLDSSKIFSLGWRPKVSLDDGLRRTCECCRVKYV, from the coding sequence ATGAATAAAAATTCCCGTATTTATGTTGCCGGCCACACCGGATTCATTGGTTCAGCATTGGTAAGAAAGTTAAAGGCGGACGGCTATAAGAACCTGATATTAAGGACCCATAAAGAACTGGACCTGACCGATTGCATCAAGATCGATAAATTATTTAAAGATTCACGTCCGGAATATGTCTTTCTTATGGCGGCTAAGGTTGGAGGAATATATGCAAACAATACCTATCCCGCTGACTTTATCTGTCAGAACATCGCTATTCAGACGAACGTAATACACTCAGCGTATAAATATGGAATAAAAAAACTGCTTTTTCCGGGTAGCGCATGCATATACCCTAAGCATTGCCCTCAGCCCATGAAGGAAAAGTACCTGCTCTCAGGCTCAATAGAGCCGACGAGTGAATCGTTTGCAGTTGCCAAGATAGCGGGTATAAAGATGTGCCAGTCTTATAATAGGCAGCATAAGACCGATTTTATTTGTGTTGTACCGGCAACTGTCTATGGCCCGGGCGACCACTTTGGGAGAGAAGGGCACGTAGTAGCAGGGCTGATAGAACGGGCCAATTTGGCAGCCATTGATCCCGGCCGTAATAAATTTACGGTATGGGGGACCGGCGCCCCTAAAAGAGAGTTTATGTTTATAGATGATGCCGCAGAAGGGTTTATTTTTCTCATGAATAAATATGACAAGAGCGAGCTTGTGCACATGGGGGTTGGGAAAGAAACCTCTGTCAGGGTGCTGGCGGAAAAGGTGAGGAACGTGATCGGATATAATGGTAAAATAATATTCCAGAAAGATAAACCTGACGGAACCCCTCGTAGATTGCTTGATTCTTCAAAGATATTTTCCCTCGGGTGGAGGCCCAAGGTCTCGCTTGACGATGGCCTGAGGCGTACATGCGAATGTTGCAGGGTAAAATATGTCTAA
- a CDS encoding DegT/DnrJ/EryC1/StrS family aminotransferase: MKIPFGTIDITQKSKDLIGKALNSKRVSSGKYVREFEKKFAKLVNAKEAVAVSSGTDADVLALAVLYDFGAKRGDEIIIPALSFVATGNAVLHAGFKPVFVDIERATLNIDANLIEKTITKKTRAIMPVHLMGKPAEMDIINKIAKRNNLYVIEDAAEAHGAAYKGKKVGEWGDMAAYSLYLAHIITTIEGGIVTANKEKFADILRSLRCHGRACKCNICIVNTASDYCKKRFQYGKDIRFIFERVGYSSKMNELEAAVGLGSLEIYDKIIDKRRHNLLTMIKRLKKFDDYLTTIQEDKDEKIGPHAFPIIVKEGSPFSRDRFVDYLEKNGIDTRDLFSSMPTQCPGFAYLGYKLGDFPNAEFMGNNGLHIGVHQDLGDEHIDYIMNVIEKFITANAK; this comes from the coding sequence ATGAAGATTCCATTTGGAACGATAGACATTACGCAAAAATCTAAAGATCTTATTGGCAAAGCCCTTAACTCAAAAAGGGTTTCCAGCGGCAAATATGTCCGTGAGTTTGAGAAAAAATTTGCCAAGCTTGTAAACGCGAAGGAAGCGGTTGCTGTCAGCAGCGGGACCGACGCCGATGTATTGGCATTGGCGGTGCTTTATGATTTTGGCGCGAAGCGCGGTGATGAAATAATCATCCCTGCCCTATCCTTCGTTGCTACAGGTAATGCTGTTTTACATGCCGGATTTAAGCCGGTATTTGTGGATATCGAGAGAGCTACATTAAATATAGATGCGAATCTTATAGAAAAAACTATCACTAAAAAAACACGCGCTATCATGCCGGTACACCTTATGGGCAAACCGGCTGAAATGGATATTATTAATAAAATAGCCAAAAGGAACAATCTGTATGTAATAGAAGATGCCGCTGAGGCGCATGGAGCGGCCTATAAAGGTAAGAAAGTAGGAGAATGGGGGGATATGGCCGCGTATAGCCTTTACCTCGCGCATATTATCACTACCATAGAGGGCGGCATTGTTACTGCCAATAAAGAGAAATTTGCTGATATATTAAGGTCGCTCCGTTGCCATGGCCGCGCCTGTAAATGTAATATATGTATAGTCAACACGGCTTCCGATTATTGTAAAAAGAGGTTTCAATACGGCAAGGACATAAGGTTTATCTTTGAAAGGGTAGGATATTCTTCCAAGATGAATGAATTAGAGGCCGCCGTTGGCTTGGGCAGTCTGGAAATATACGATAAGATCATAGATAAAAGAAGGCATAATCTTTTGACGATGATAAAACGCCTCAAGAAATTTGATGATTATTTGACTACGATACAGGAAGACAAAGACGAGAAGATCGGGCCCCATGCTTTCCCCATCATTGTTAAGGAGGGCTCGCCTTTTAGCCGGGACAGATTTGTGGATTATCTGGAGAAAAATGGCATTGATACGCGGGATCTCTTTTCTTCAATGCCCACCCAATGCCCCGGGTTTGCTTATCTGGGCTATAAATTAGGAGATTTTCCCAACGCAGAGTTTATGGGTAATAACGGCCTGCATATAGGAGTTCATCAGGATCTAGGCGATGAGCATATCGATTATATCATGAATGTGATAGAAAAATTTATAACCGCTAACGCGAAATAA